From Daucus carota subsp. sativus chromosome 6, DH1 v3.0, whole genome shotgun sequence:
ctttattattACAACACTATTATCCTCTAAATCATatgcatttaaaaaataaagcataatatatttgaactttttaatgattttaatatcatatttgaTTAAGTTTTTAGAAAATGCAAAAATATGACTTATCCGTTACTTTTCCAAACATAACAATTTCACAACTTTTAGAAAGCCAATCATATCCACCACCTTTGCCCCTTTCTCATGATTAACGTTGCCATGTAGGCACTCCACGTCACCCACCAACCTCGAAGGCCGACCACAACCCCAAACACTTTCCACACGTCCACGTCATCTCCGAGTCAACTCGTGGCCACTCGGGAGCTACAAACAATAACGTAGGGTCAAAACCGTCAATTCACAGACACGAGCCTCACCAAAACCAAAGCATTTTACAAAGCAACAAGAGagtctctcacacacacacacacacacacacacacatacttagagaaaaatatatacGTACAGGCGGTGTTAAAGCTGTTTTCCGATCAATTAGCGGTTTCACGGAGGCGGTTTGGAGGCGATTGTAAGCGGTATTGTGTGTTACACCGTTAAATTGAGCTTTTTTTGGTTGAtttctcctttttttttatgtgttttgtGTGTGTGATTGGTGGATTTTTTGCTTGTTTTGGGTTAATCACACTTGTTTTGGTTGGCTCTGTGAGTTTTTTGTTCTGTTTTGcggtaattttttgattgtatgTGTTTTTTCACCTTTTATTGTGTGTTTTTGACGATTTTATGGAGTTTAGGTGGATTTTGTTGATTAAACGAAGTGTTTAATGTGTTTATTTAGGAGATGTTTATATATTGtgcttatatgtgtgtgtgtgtatgttgcTGTTAAGTGGTTTTCTATATTCTTGATATATTGATTATAGTGTGTGTCTGTTGTTGTCAATTGCTTTTGTACGTGCTTGATATATTGATCAGTCGAGGGAGAGGGTGGGGGAGGGAGTGTGTGTGTTTGTTGATGTTAATGATTTTAAGTGCCTCGGTAACTAGTATTTGATAAGGTTCGAACCCTCAACATCCCGTAAAGGGAGTGAGGGAGATACCATTGAACCAAGAGTTTGTTGGTTGCTGCGTATAATATTTGCTTGAGGTTTAAAGCTGAATTATTAGGTCAATGTCAATTGTGTTTGGTAGAGGGTATTTGACTGATTTGTCCTTGGATACTTGCTTGAGGTTTAAAGCTGAATTATTAGGTCAATGTCAATTGTGTTTGGTAGAGGGTATTTGACTGATTTGTCCTTGGATATTAGATTAGCTTGCTAGATTTGGCATATGGTCTAAATTCTGTTCTGTAATGTGCTATTGTGCTATATCATTGCCTCTTATTCGATTGTTGCTGATTCTGTCATTGTACAacatattttaaacttattgtTTATGTTGTTGGGTCATGTCTCTGGATATAGTTGTAAGCATGGTGAGAAAGAGGAGAACTGAACTTCCAGGTGGAGGCGAGAGCTCGGGGCCCCAGGATTCTAGTGCAGGACATGGTGCACCCCAACGCCCTCCACAGCAGCAGCCACAACAGCAAGGACAGGTTTCACCTCAACGCCCTtctcagcagcagcagcagcccCAACAGCAGCAAGGAAGAGGGGCACCTCAACGCCCTCCACAGCAGCTGCAGCAGCAGGGAGGAGTTAGAGGTTCGGCCCCACAGCAACCGGGAGGTGCATACCAAGGGCGTGGTGGATATGATGGTGGGCGTGGTGGCCCGCGGGGTGGAATGGCTCCTCAGCAGTATACTGGGGGACCTCAAGAGTTTTTTCAGCAACCTCGTGGACCCGTGCCCCAGAGCCGTGGTGGTGTGGCAAGTGGTGCCCGTGGAGGATTTGTATCATCTGCTGGTGGACCTTCTAGGCCATCAGTTCCCGAGTTGCACCAAGCTACCCAGGCTCCCCAGCAAGCAGGGGTAATGACTCAGCCCATGCCTCATGTATTACCAGCAGAAGACACTCAATCTGTAGCCAGTCCTGTAGTCAGAGCAGCTAATCCATCGTCCTTGCAGTTGACACAAAAGTTTCAGCAGATCTCTATGACGCCAGAGTCATCTTCGACCGAGGCTGTTCAGTCTATTCCCATGTCAACTAAATCTTTGAGATTTCCACCTCGTCCAGGAAGGGGAAGCACTGGTTCCCGAGTTATTGTTAAGGCGAACCATTTCTTTGCTGAACTGCCTGATAAGGATTTACATCAATATGATGTGAGTTCTATTGACCCTTTTAATGCAATCTTAAAGATtcgttaatcagattattagctgttataatctattatataatataacagcTGATCCAGTTGGTAGCATGCTTGTTTTTAATGTTGAAGATTCTAAAATACAAGTTAAATCTGTTTATTAAAGTCGTATCTACAGAGTATTTGCTTTCTGGGATCAAGTTATGTTATAGTGTGATCTTTTAAGTAAATAGGTTTCTTCATGTCGCCTAGGTTTCAATCTCTCCGGAGGTCAGTTCTCGTGGGGTGAATCGTGCTGTGATAAACCAGCTTGTGAAGTTGTATAAAGAAACTCATCTTGGGAAGCGCCTTCCTGCTTATGATGGCAGAAAGAGTTTATATACAGCTGGGCCTCTTCCTTTTATCTCCAAAGAGTTCAAAATTGTTCTcactgatgaagatgatggatcGGGCACTGCAAGGTATATCTGgatgtaatttatataataacttTTTTGAACGCGGAAGTAGGCTTTGTTGTCGCTATTTGATTCACCTGCCTTGAATGCAGGAGGGAACGGGAATTTAAAGTTGTTATCAAATTAGCTTCACGAGCTGACTTGCACCACCTGGAGATGTTTCTAACTGGGAGGCAGGCTGATGCACCTCAAGAAGCTCTGCAGGTTTTAGACATTGTTCTAAGGGAACTGCCTACTGCTAGGTAAAGGTTACATGGACTTGAACATTGCTACTCAtctgtatttatatataactagACATGTTTAAGTAGATGGCCTGACATGAGCAATTGAGTTTTATTTGGTGTGGCTGTTATGCGTTAGGTTTTCTCCTGTGGGACGGTCATTCTATTCTGCTGATCTTGGACGAAGGCAGCCGTTGGGTGAGGGTCTAGAAAGCTGGAGAGGTTTTTACCAGAGCATACGACCAACACAGATGGGATTATCACTGAACATTGGTTTGTGTTTGCGTTATAATAATGTTGTTAAATTATGACATTGATTACTGTAGCTGTATAtagttttaagattttttttgcaTAATGTCTATTTTGTGTTACTAACACAGCTATGTTCTGTACTACAGATATGTCCTCCACTGCGTTTATTGAGCCTCTTCCTGTTATTGACTTCATCTCGCAACTGTTGAATAGGGATGTTTCATCGAGACCATTGTCGGATGCTGACCGTGTGAAGGTTcgaaaaaattttgaaatttattttctgcAGTCTTGGTAGATCATCAAGATACTGTCTAGATTCGCTTAAGTAATTTTAACTTTGTGTAATTCATTTATACTACACATTTCATGGAAAATGATTCTAtgcattactccctccgtcccataacAAACAAGCATGCTTAAGATGTTAAagaaatcacatctaaacataattattctttataaaatatatatcaaataaaagtttagaatctaaacttttatttgatataagaattgaattattttattgagtgtagatattgttttttgacacctcaatatacatgttaaaaactaaaaagtcaaacatcacttaaaatgagacagagggagtattatttttattcgtAATATATACCGAGATTCTGTATGAGTGTGCTTGTTAGAACCCTTGGGTTGTGTCTACGGGTTTGAATTTTCTATGCCACTTGTATGGACCTATCTGGTCTCTTCTGGTAGTCTCAGTTTAACATCTTggactatatatacatatatgtatatgtataatgtAATTGATAATTGTAGATAACTGATGCtatatgtttgtttttgttcttacatttttccttgattgatattatattatattctcttTAAGCATATCGTTTTATCAAGTCTATGTAGCTTGCTCTGTATGTTCCATTCTCTGCCTGTTTGTCATTTATGTGTGCAATAGTATCAATCTTAGTCCATTCTTTACTTGAATGCCAGATCAAAAAGGCTTTGAGGGGTGTAAAAGTTGAGGTTTTACACCGTGGAAGTATGCGCAGAAAGTATCGCATTTGTGGGTTAACATCACAGGCGACAAGAGAGCTCACGTATGAATTAATGACAAAATGTtacttttagtttttttttcagGCTTTGTTCTTGTCTGACATGGTACACTTTGTATGTATGTTTATATACATAGTTTCCCAGTAGATGACGGAGGTACTATCAAATCTGTTGTGGAGTATTTTCAAGAGACATACAAGTTCACGCTAAAACAGACTCAATGGCCTTGCTTACAAGTTGGCAATCTACAAAGACCAAATTATCTACCCATGGAGGTTTGTGCATTGCTCTTTTCTTTAGTGTTTCTAGGATGGCCGTGTATTAATTTAAAACCTCCATGAGATACTCGTTTCAGGTTTGCAAGATTGTAGAGGGACAGAGATACTCGAAAAGGTTAAATGAGAGGCAGATTACAGCATTGCTAAAAGTTACTTGTCAACGCCCTAGCGATAGGGAGAAGGACATCCTCCAGGTTTTTTTTGTCTGCAACACTTCtcttgtttattgttttcaattttatttcctTTTAAGGTACTGTCTTGTGTGCTTGCTGGTAGTATCATTTGATTTGTGGTGTTTTTACATACTAGCAAATTATgcatttgaattaaaataaatttaaagttgGAATATTTTTGCGTCTCTGGATTTTAACCTGGTCTGCTGAATGTATGTGGTTGGGATCTCTGATCTCTCACTACATGTTTCGTGAAATAAGATTAACACAATAATGTCCTCTTCTTCTGTTTTGTCCTTTAGACTGTTGAGCATAATGCATATGCTGACGATCCTTATGCAAAGGAGTTTGGAATCAAAATTAGTGACAAGCTAGCCTCAGTAGAAGCTAGAGTTCTCTCTCCACCATGGGTAATGCTAAATTGTAGTGGTCATACACGTATTCCCGCTGGTTACTTTGGTGATTGACTCCTTTCCTGTGCAGCTAAAATACCACGATACTGGACGGGAGAAGGAATGTTTGCCTCAAGTTGGCCAGTGGAATATGATGAATAAGGCAAGTtttatattcaacaaaataaagTGCTACAATCAAGCGTGTTGACTGGCCCACTTTTTTAAGATTCAGTGGTTAAATATGCtatccttcttttcttcatataaaaatataatttgttctCGACACTAACAAGCTGGCTGTTTGAGTTCTCGTTGCTATTTGCTTTGAATGGGTTTGTTTAAAGTTGGACGTTGCATCTGCATACATGTGTATTGAAACAGAACCAAAAACATACCCCTAGCCCATCTATCATATTGTTCTGATCaatttgatttttctttttcagaaAATGGTTAACGGGGGAATTGTCAATAATTGGATGTGCTTGAACTTTGCACGTAATGTTCAAGATAGTTTGGCCAGTGGTTTTTGTTCTGAACTTGCACAAATGTGTACAATTTCAGGAATGGTACATAATGCAAGTCTGCTTTTTTGCTTTAATGTTATCTATGACCTTGGCTTCGTGAACTAAAAATAAACAATGTGTTCCATGTGTAGAGGTTCAATCCTGATCCCGTTCTCCCTCCAACCAGTGCACGTCCTGATCAGGTCGAGAGAGTATTAAAAACAAGACATCAGGAGGTTATGAAACTCAAGAAGGAGCTTGACTTGTTGGTTGTGATTCTACCAGATAATAATGGCTCTCTTTATGGTATGCAATCTGTAGCTCTTAGATGATTATAATATTCACTTTTGGTGGAtgacttatttatttgatttgtgtTTGCGCACTTTGTCTGATGATATTCGTTTCATTGAGATTTCGTTTTGATGATTCGAAGGTGACTTGAAAAGAATTTGTGAGACCGAACTCGGAATAGTGTCGCAGTGTTGCTTGACAAAACATGTCTTTAAGATGAGCAAGCAGTATCTGGCAAACGTGGCCCTGAAGATCAATGTCAAGGTTGGAGGAAGAAATACTGTTCTTCGTGAGGCAGTGTCTAGGCGGATTCCACTTGTGAGCGACCGACCTACTATAATTTTTGGTGCTGATGTCACACATCCTCATCCTGGAGAAGATTCTAGTCCATCAATAGCAGCAGTATGATTCAAGTTTTCATTAAGTGTTTTTATATTCTTGATTTGTGTTATgatgtattaatatatatacagttGCGGTGTTGCCTCTATTAGACCAGTATCCTTCATTATCTACCGCTGTTGCTTTCGTTGATTACAAGATATGTTGCTAAAATTTTAGGTGGTTGCATCTCAAGATTGGCCTGAGATCACCAAGTATGCTGGCTTGGTCTGTGCCCAAGCCCATAGACAGGAGCTCATCCAGGATCTGTACAAGAGCTGGCAGGATCCGAACAGGGGGACTATAGTTCATGGTGGCATGATTAAGTAAGATCTTTTCCCCAATCTTTAAATGATTAACAAATAAACCAGACTGGTTCCGTTTATGTTTTGTGGTTTCTGATCAAGTTGTTGATTATGTTTCTGTGCTCTAGGGAGCTGCTGATTTCATTCCGCAGAGCAACTGGGAAAAAACCTGAGCGCATTATTTTCTACAGGTATTATAACGTCTATATTGGGACATATCGTGGGGCTCTTCTATCTAATTTACCCTTGTTCTAATTATGAACTCATCATGCAGGGATGGTGTTAGTGAGGGGCAATTCTATCAAGTTCTTCTCTATGAGCTTGATGCGATTCGCAAGGTGGTATTTTGGGATGTTtgcagattatatatatatataaaaatctatttaaaatttagggttccgcagtagaaccttagtggttctatgacactattttaaggactggttctccCTTAAGcgcgaccctatatatatatatatatatatatatatatatatatatatatatgcatttttAGCTTTGCttgtgaaatataaatttgaacctAATGTACTTGTTCCTGCACCTTTCATGTCTATAACTCCAATAAAAGGCATGCGCTTCATTGGAGCCCAATTATCAGCCTCCCGTGACATTTGTTGTGGTTCAGAAACGCCATCACACAAGGTTGTTTGTCAACAACCATCGTGACCGTAATCAAGTTGATAGGAGTGGAAATATTTTGCCTGGTAGACCTTCGTTCCTTCCCTCTTGTGTTGTGATATCTGTTATACATTGCAGGGCTATTACCTTAAATTATTTTGTACTGTTCAAATTACAGGTACTGTGGTTGATTCTAAAATCTGTCACCCCACTGAATTCGACTTCTATCTGTGTAGCCATGCGGGCATTCAAGTAAATTAATTAACCAAGTGGTTCATGGTCAGGTTCATTTGTAGCAGTtttaagaaaattctgattattTTGGCTTCTGTGCAATAACAGGGAACCAGCCGGCCAGCACATTATCACGTTCTGTGGGATGAGAACAAGTTTTCTGCAGATGGATTGCAATCCCTTACCAACAATCTATGTTACACGTAAGTACATATTTGTTACTAGTTGGCAACTACATAGTTTTACCGTGGTGTTTTAAATTGCTTAAAATATTGGGCAAAGCTATTTATTGAATCTTGGTGGACCTAAATTTATGCCCCCTTTTCCTGTGCTTTTCAGATATGCCAGGTGTACACGATCAGTTTCAATTGGTAAGCTTCTCCCCTTAATTCTGTAGCTCTTTCAGACATTTTTAAATGTTTGATGTTAATTTCCAACTTTCTTGCCAGTGTCTGTATTTAATTCCATTTTGTTTTGTAATGACAGTGCCACCAGCATATTATGCTCACTTGGCAGCCTTTCGAGCTCGCTTTTACATGGAACCTGAGACTTCTGATGGTGAGTCAATGGCGAGTGCCGCTGGTCGTGGAGTTGGAAGGAACACCAGGGCAGTAAATGCCAATGCAGCTGTTAGGCCCTTGCCTGCTCTGAAAGAGAACGTGAAAAGAGTGATGTTTTACTGCTAGAAGAAATCTCAGGTGGTTGTGAATCTAATGGCTGCAGCTATTGCTTGGACTATGACATCTGCTTTCAGCTACTTGGTTTTTATTTCAGCTTTCAGTATTTTGACCATGTGAGCTTAATTTGTTCcagatatggatttgatcagtAGAATTGCTTAACCATCATTATATTGGTAAACTGCATATGTTGCCCTTTTATTGTTAAGGTCATGTTATCTGTACTTTTGACTATCCATGCAcaacaataaaaatatgcaGTCAGCGGGAAAACGAAAATGTGAACACATTCTAATATTATCAGATATACAAAAAATACTGTaacaatatatttcaaatattacaCTTTATGCCAGAAATGTTGTATATATACAAGTACAAATTTGTGTATTTACAACTGAATATTTGTTGTATACAACCAATCCAAAGGTGGCCTTGTTATAAATGGTGCATTTGCATTTTTCCCTAAAGCCATCCTTTTATCTGCGTCTTCATCAGGGCTTGAACCCTTGAAGATGCAGATAAAAGCCCTGAACCCCATCCGAGGGGCTCATATGTTTGTCATGGACTTGAACCCTTGAACACCATTTACTGCAAAATAGAGGAACACGCCTGGTATTCGAGGTTAGTATGATGAAATATGTACCTTTCTAGTTGCATAGTACCGGAAACAAACACTTGTATATAATTAACCAAGGAGCTATACGCCACAACCGATTTCAGGGGAGTTCTAGTTCCTCTGGTGACTGTAAAATTTGCGAAACGAGGCATTGCATGCAGGACTCTAACTATCATCAAATCCCATAACCATTAGGCCTCTGGGACATCGGCAAATCTAAAATCCAAACAATGAAGACtgaaaatcttgtacatttttTATCAGTTATAATTTCACCGTTCTCCGATCTTTAGCTTGCTTAAACATTTTCTAGTGCTACATGATCTGTAATTGACTGCAACACACGTCAACAGGAAGCTCAAATGTTGCGAGGGGGTACTAAGAACAAGCACGAATCTTTTTCGTCTTGCTTTCTTCAGAAACATTTACTAGTGACAGTGTGTCAATTTCTTCGGCACATCTTTTGTACGGGACAAATCCCCTGCTGTTCATCCTTGGCTGAATGTTAGTTCGATATTGAGACCCATTAGTAGTACCAGGGTATGTTTGTATACCATATATTTCATTGTATGATCTGCTGGTTGAATATAAGGAGCTTAGATCTCCAGTCCCTTCATCTACTAATCTTAGTTCCAAGGACAGATTCACAGCAGCTCGAAAAGTTCTTGAAACTGCATCTGTGCGCCTCTTTTCTTTGTTTAAACTCCCTTTGGTTTCGTACAGGCTTTCACAGGTCCGCGTGCTACTGCAGAGCAACTCATACGACACCTGACTTTCCATGTTATCTGTTGGGATTGCTTCAAGGAGCTTCTTGTTTTGTTCAACGAGTCTATCGTCATGGGCTCTTTTTGAGAAGAAATCATTACACTCTTCTGTTAATGTAGATGGCCTTTTTGAATCTGCTATCAGAACCATTTTTCCGAATAGCTTGATGCTTGAAGATGGTGATAAATTCTCTGTCTTAGAGCTAGGAATCTCTTGGACCGACGGTGGTGATTCATTTTCTGTTGCAAATGAATGAGATGTCATGCCCTCGTGATCTTTTTCCATTGAAGACGTATTGCCAGAAGGAGGGTTGGAAGTGCATGATATTGGTGACAGGCAATGAGTATTCAGTTCTGAAACTGCTGGGCAAGTCGTGTCTGAACCAATCGTAGGCAGGACTGAAGTTGAAGATAGGTTCTCCATGTCATTAAGAGAGGCATTGGTGGACAAAGATCTGTCTGGCTGATCTGAAACTACTGATCGTTTCATAAGCAGGTCAGCCACTTTACGGGGATATGGGTGGAGAGGCTTCTTTTTAGGTCTAGGGGGAGGAATTTCAACCAAAATTTGGGAGCTAGCACTCACAGAATTCAAATCTCGTGCAACCTGAAGAGTAAATACGTAACCAAGTTACATAAAAGCATTGTAAACAACCTAGTTTCATCCTAAATGATTTAGCAAccaatatatacataaaaacattTAACTGAATCACACTAAGATCTACCTTAGAAAAAAACTTCTGAGCATGGCTTCGAATTTGAACTGCCGTCTTTGTGCCTATATGTTCTGTGTATGTAAATATGAAACGGGGGGTTCAAAGATTGAATTGAAACAATTATGGTACGAGAGTCTACAATACATTAACACAAACAATAATCAGATTAAGGAAACCGGTCAAGAGTATGATAATTTCAGTAAACGTTGTGAAAAGTTCACCTTCTATATGCCGCCAAGCACGGCCATACAGCTTTAAAGCTTCAAGAAATCTCTGATGCTCGTCCTCTGTCCATTTTTCTCTCTGCTTTGTTATTGTATAAGGCTTCCTGACCTGTTTAGAAGGAAAGGCAGACCATTCTTAATTTGAACTAAattaacaccttaaaatataACTAGCACGCAGCAAGATAGAGATGAGACCTTTGGCATATATTCATTCTCAAAGGAACTGAGAGGTTTGGGGTCTAATGTCTCGGACTGCAAGTTGCCACCAGTAGGAAACTCATGTCTGCACATATCAGAGATATTCTGGCCCGTGTTTTCAGTTTCACCCTGTAGATGAAACACAAAATATGTGTGGCCTTATTAGCGTCAAAAAAGGAAAGGACTCTGAAGTATTACTTCTCATCAGAGACTAAGCTATCTATGGTAGAGTCAAATAAAAGTATACGGGTTATACTGCTGATGAATCATAAGCTCAGATCCAAAA
This genomic window contains:
- the LOC108227462 gene encoding protein REVEILLE 7; its protein translation is MMVQEMKGETENTGQNISDMCRHEFPTGGNLQSETLDPKPLSSFENEYMPKVRKPYTITKQREKWTEDEHQRFLEALKLYGRAWRHIEEHIGTKTAVQIRSHAQKFFSKVARDLNSVSASSQILVEIPPPRPKKKPLHPYPRKVADLLMKRSVVSDQPDRSLSTNASLNDMENLSSTSVLPTIGSDTTCPAVSELNTHCLSPISCTSNPPSGNTSSMEKDHEGMTSHSFATENESPPSVQEIPSSKTENLSPSSSIKLFGKMVLIADSKRPSTLTEECNDFFSKRAHDDRLVEQNKKLLEAIPTDNMESQVSYELLCSSTRTCESLYETKGSLNKEKRRTDAVSRTFRAAVNLSLELRLVDEGTGDLSSLYSTSRSYNEIYGIQTYPGTTNGSQYRTNIQPRMNSRGFVPYKRCAEEIDTLSLVNVSEESKTKKIRACS
- the LOC108227461 gene encoding protein argonaute 1-like; translation: MVRKRRTELPGGGESSGPQDSSAGHGAPQRPPQQQPQQQGQVSPQRPSQQQQQPQQQQGRGAPQRPPQQLQQQGGVRGSAPQQPGGAYQGRGGYDGGRGGPRGGMAPQQYTGGPQEFFQQPRGPVPQSRGGVASGARGGFVSSAGGPSRPSVPELHQATQAPQQAGVMTQPMPHVLPAEDTQSVASPVVRAANPSSLQLTQKFQQISMTPESSSTEAVQSIPMSTKSLRFPPRPGRGSTGSRVIVKANHFFAELPDKDLHQYDVSISPEVSSRGVNRAVINQLVKLYKETHLGKRLPAYDGRKSLYTAGPLPFISKEFKIVLTDEDDGSGTARREREFKVVIKLASRADLHHLEMFLTGRQADAPQEALQVLDIVLRELPTARFSPVGRSFYSADLGRRQPLGEGLESWRGFYQSIRPTQMGLSLNIDMSSTAFIEPLPVIDFISQLLNRDVSSRPLSDADRVKIKKALRGVKVEVLHRGSMRRKYRICGLTSQATRELTFPVDDGGTIKSVVEYFQETYKFTLKQTQWPCLQVGNLQRPNYLPMEVCKIVEGQRYSKRLNERQITALLKVTCQRPSDREKDILQTVEHNAYADDPYAKEFGIKISDKLASVEARVLSPPWLKYHDTGREKECLPQVGQWNMMNKKMVNGGIVNNWMCLNFARNVQDSLASGFCSELAQMCTISGMRFNPDPVLPPTSARPDQVERVLKTRHQEVMKLKKELDLLVVILPDNNGSLYGDLKRICETELGIVSQCCLTKHVFKMSKQYLANVALKINVKVGGRNTVLREAVSRRIPLVSDRPTIIFGADVTHPHPGEDSSPSIAAVVASQDWPEITKYAGLVCAQAHRQELIQDLYKSWQDPNRGTIVHGGMIKELLISFRRATGKKPERIIFYRDGVSEGQFYQVLLYELDAIRKACASLEPNYQPPVTFVVVQKRHHTRLFVNNHRDRNQVDRSGNILPGTVVDSKICHPTEFDFYLCSHAGIQGTSRPAHYHVLWDENKFSADGLQSLTNNLCYTYARCTRSVSIVPPAYYAHLAAFRARFYMEPETSDGESMASAAGRGVGRNTRAVNANAAVRPLPALKENVKRVMFYC